In Gilliamella sp. B3022, the sequence AAAGCATATTGCAAACCAATAGATGGTTATCTTTACGCGGTACAATATGATGATCAAATTTGTGTAAAGCGAATTCAAAATCAAGGAACTAACTTAGCATTATTATGTGATAATTCTAAGTATCCAACAATATTGGTTGATAAAAACTCACCACAAAATTTTGAAATTATTGGGCATGTTATCTATTTATTAAAGGATTTTTAATAAAAGCCTTCAGATGATATCTTAATAACTCTGTCGTTAAATCATTCGACAGAGTTATTAAACAAATATTAATGCTTTTTTTCTTTTCTCATCAACTTTAAAATCAGTTACAAAAAATATGAAAAAGTTTAAGGCTAACCCTATGTTTTAGTGAAAAACACTCATGTTCAAACATACTGCCATGGGTATAACTTTATGCTTTTTTAGTGAGGTATGATAAAATTATCGTAATTCTTAAGCCTATTATTTTGTTATTATGTCAAAGATAAATACATCTAAAAAAGTTGTTGTCGGCATGTCCGGCGGCGTTGACTCATCTGTTTCAGCTTATTTATTACAGCAACAAGGTTACCATGTTGTTGGCTTGTTTATGAAAAATTGGGAAGAAGATGATACCGAAGAGTATTGTTCTGCGTCCGTCGATTTAGCCGATGCTCAAGCTGTTTGTGATAAATTGAATATCAAATTACACACTATTAACTTTGCAGCTGAATATTGGGATAATGTATTTGAACATTTTTTATCTGAATATAAAGCAGGCAGAACACCAAATCCTGATATTTTATGTAATAAAGAAATTAAATTTAAAGCCTTTCTTGAATATGCTGCAGAAGATCTCGGCGCAGATTACATTGCAACCGGTCATTATGTGCGCAAACGAGAAAGTAATGGTAAAGTTGAATTATTACGTGGTGTCGATAACAATAAAGACCAAAGTTATTTTCTTTACACACTTAGTGAAGCCCAAATTAAGCAAAGCCTATTTCCAGTGGGTGAGCTGGAAAAGCCAAAAGTACGAGAAATTGCCCAACAATTGGGTTTGGCGACGGCAGCTAAAAAAGATTCAACGGGTATCTGTTTTATTGGAGAACGAAAATTTAGCGACTTTTTAGCGCGCTATCTACCGGCAAAAGCAGGCGCAATTCGCACTGTCGATGGTGAAATAATTGGTAAACACCAAGGGCTTATGTATCATACATTAGGGCAGCGTAAAGGCTTAGGCATCGGTGGTTTAAAGCAAGCTGATGATACTCCTTGGTATGTAGTAGATAAAGATTTACACAATAATGAATTAATTGTTGCACAAGGACACGACCATCCTGCTTTATTTTCTGATGGATTAATTGCTAGCCAATTGCATTGGGTTGATCGTCAAGTTATCAGCAAACCATTTACATGTACCGTAAAAACACGTTATCGCCAACAAGATATCGCTTGCCAGGTTACTCCTTTATCCGAAAATAAAATTGAAGTGATATTCACCCATCCTGTTGCTGCGATAACACCAGGACAATCAGCCGTCTTTTATCAAGGAGAAGTATGTCTTGGTGGTGGCATCATTGAAGAGCGAATTATAGGCAGAAAGGAGTCATAGAATGGACAGCAAATATCATCATATTGCAATTGCTCTTGCCGGCATTGCGCAAAGTGCAATATTAATTCCGCAATTAGCAAATTCAGGAATTTGTAATACAACATTATATGAACGCTCGATCAGAAGTGTATTTATAACCTCACCAAAAACAACATTAGAGGTTTATGGTGACATTAGTAACATTAAAATTGGGTTACAAACACTTATTGAGCTACTTTCATCTGGACAAAAAGAACAGATGGAGATAATGCGTTATATTTTTAGTTCCTTAAATATTACCAATAAATTGCTTAAAAAGCATGATTCATTAAGTAAGATATCTCAAAGATTAACACACATTACTAGTCTTTATCCCGATTTGAATGATGAAATAATTGGTAGTAGTATTGAAGATTTATCCTATTCATTGGCTGGAATCTATTCTGATATTGTAAGCCCTATTTCCACCAAAATACAGATAACAGGTAAAGCCAAATTTTTACAAAATGCTTTTGTTCAGGCTAAAGTGAGAACGGCACTTTTAGGTTGTATTCGATCGGCCATTTTATGGTATCAAGTCGGTGGAAGCCGTTTACAATTTTTGTTTCATCGCAAACGTATTTGTGATGCAGCACAGCAATTATTACAAACAATGAATACAGCTTATTAACGTATATCTTATATTTGATATTTCAAAATAGTCACGGAGTTAAACCGATGGAATTATCCGCACTTACTGCTCTTTCGCCTATTGATGGCCGTTATGGAGAGAAAATAACACAATTACGTACCATTTTTAGCGAATATGGTTTATTAAAATATCGCGTTCAAGTTGAAGTCCGTTGGTTACAAAAATTAGCATCTCAAGAAAATATTCCTGAAGTCCCAGCATTAAGCCAATTAGCGATTGAACACCTTAATCAAATTATTGAAAACTTTAATGAGCAAGATGCATTGCGAATTAAAGAAATTGAAAGAATCACCAATCACGATGTGAAAGCGGTTGAATATTTTTTAAAAGAAAAAGTCAGCAGTAACGAAGAACTACATGCTATCAATGAGTTTATCCATTTTGCCTGTACATCCGAAGATATTAACAATTTATCCTATGCTCTGATGCTAAATATAGCCAAAGAAACGGTTTTAGTACCATATTGGCAACAACTTATTGATAAAATTATTTCGCAAGCAAAGGAGTATCGAGATTTACCATTACTTTCCAGAACGCATGGGCAACCAGCGACACCATCAACAATTGGTAAAGAGTTTGCCAATGTGGCTTATCGACTGCAACGTCAATTAAAACAA encodes:
- the mnmA gene encoding tRNA 2-thiouridine(34) synthase MnmA; translated protein: MSKINTSKKVVVGMSGGVDSSVSAYLLQQQGYHVVGLFMKNWEEDDTEEYCSASVDLADAQAVCDKLNIKLHTINFAAEYWDNVFEHFLSEYKAGRTPNPDILCNKEIKFKAFLEYAAEDLGADYIATGHYVRKRESNGKVELLRGVDNNKDQSYFLYTLSEAQIKQSLFPVGELEKPKVREIAQQLGLATAAKKDSTGICFIGERKFSDFLARYLPAKAGAIRTVDGEIIGKHQGLMYHTLGQRKGLGIGGLKQADDTPWYVVDKDLHNNELIVAQGHDHPALFSDGLIASQLHWVDRQVISKPFTCTVKTRYRQQDIACQVTPLSENKIEVIFTHPVAAITPGQSAVFYQGEVCLGGGIIEERIIGRKES
- the hflD gene encoding high frequency lysogenization protein HflD, coding for MDSKYHHIAIALAGIAQSAILIPQLANSGICNTTLYERSIRSVFITSPKTTLEVYGDISNIKIGLQTLIELLSSGQKEQMEIMRYIFSSLNITNKLLKKHDSLSKISQRLTHITSLYPDLNDEIIGSSIEDLSYSLAGIYSDIVSPISTKIQITGKAKFLQNAFVQAKVRTALLGCIRSAILWYQVGGSRLQFLFHRKRICDAAQQLLQTMNTAY